CAGACCACAAACTGCAAGACTGGAATGCCCCTCCTTGGGTTCCTGCAGGtggaaggtaaaaataataaagaaggtgaaatgtttatcctgttttgtcctccatgtttttttcttcttttttttttgcccgtcactctgtttcctcttcttatctgctttttttttccccatggaGTTTGTggcatttttactctttttttattttaatttatttatctttttttacttttgtttagtAGTGTCATGATGCTGGATGTGTGTTATTGGAtcatgagatgagagagagagagagagagagagagagagagagagagagagagagaatcataagaaAAAGATGCCTTATCATCCACATTTACATtcaataataaaggaaaacaatgcagcttaatatattttcctcttagTCTTAGGTAACCCATTGACAAGTCTTTGGGGACTGACACCTTTAGTGGGCccttttcatttgtgttccaTCATATTGTTGCCTTAAACAAAGCCACCCACAtactaaaagaaggaaaaaagacaaaacttaaTACACACTGCCATAAAACCCACAGCATTAATCAGTActtttcccactctctctccctctatcagGTCCTCCAGCAAGCTTTGACACTCAGGTGACAGTCACACGCTCCTCTCAGACTGCCACGGGTCCCCTCGCTGGCACCTGGGACCTCGGAATTCAGGGGCAGGTTGTAAAAGGTTTGTTGGGAGACTGAACTATGGATGTCACTGGCCAGTGTTCCTATATGTCTTGCtgtcttatcttattttcattttaacaggctgcagtggaggtTTCCTCAGGCTTTTAAGAATgccagtggtagtttaaaaggctctagtggaagtcatttaatttttcaaggGTGGTCAGTGGTAGTTTGAaaggctttagtggaagttatttagtttttcaagGGTGAAGTGAGagtttaaaaggctgtagtgggagttatttaggttttcaagagtgaagTGGTaatttttaaaaggctctagtgtaagttatttagttttttcaaCGGTGAAGTGGGAGTTTAAAAGGCTTTACTGGAAGTTATTTaggtttttcaagagtgttttataattctgGTGCAAGCTTAAGAAGGACAGtagtagtttaacaggctgctgTGGAGGTTATttggttttcaaggtgttttatgATGCTGATGATAGTTTAAGAGGGGTAGTGGTAGTTTAGTGAAGTTTTCAGAGATATTTTCATGACTAATGACAGTTTCATAAGAATTCTGCACTTTTAACAAGCTGAATTTTGGAGATTTTCagctgtttttcataatgttaatgATGGTTAAGGAAAGATTCTGcatcgctcactcactcactcacccactcattcattcagtcacttattcactcactcactcactcattcactcactcactcattcaatcACTTatccactcagtcagtcagtcagttattcactcactcactcaagtcagtcagtcagtcagtcagtcagtcagtcagtcaatcagtcagtcagtcagttagtcagtcagtcagtcagtcagtcagtcattcagtcagtcagtcagtcaatcagtcagtcagtcagtcagtcactcactcactcattcactcattttggCAGACATTCCAGCAGGTGTTGACCCAAAGGTCCTGGAGGGCATTCTGGAAAGTGCCCTGGGAACTGATCTCACAGTCCAATACTGCTGCAagaactaccactactacattgAGTGGGAGGAAGATCCCGGCAGAAAGGAGCTGGTGGAGATACATACAGATAACCTGATGTTTGATGGGTGAGGGATTGGAAGTATTTGttgctctctcttctgtttattCCCATATTTATTTAGAGTTAGATGTGAAAAACCTGTATTCTTTGGTGGCAGAGTTACGAGATTTGTCTCTTCTGTGTGGAATAATTTTCTCTCAGCCTtggcatatgtatgtatgtatgtatgtatgtatttttagctatcttctttctttacactGTCATATTTATTTAACCTATTCCATGGTATCTGTTTGACctaatcctttcttctttgtaggGTCATTTTCCTTACTGTATCCTATCCTATCTTTTTGACTTACTTGCTTCATTATTC
This genomic interval from Scylla paramamosain isolate STU-SP2022 chromosome 7, ASM3559412v1, whole genome shotgun sequence contains the following:
- the LOC135102145 gene encoding uncharacterized protein LOC135102145, with protein sequence MVSSERSIYKTGDTLLVKSVSLPKPAGVTDDVYVDEVAFLTTPTSVTQMYPPALKQKGILIEDVAVKKVTENGYSLEFQTTNCKTGMPLLGFLQVEGPPASFDTQVTVTRSSQTATGPLAGTWDLGIQGQVVKDIPAGVDPKVLEGILESALGTDLTVQYCCKNYHYYIEWEEDPGRKELVEIHTDNLMFDG